A portion of the Deinococcus peraridilitoris DSM 19664 genome contains these proteins:
- a CDS encoding ABC transporter substrate-binding protein → MQRLVNDFNRSQSQYEVTPVLAGDYREAPGKLDAAIRSKTAPALFQAELTYFPKLVAENRLANLDRFANSLPAETVRDFYPAVWAYGEMNGKRFGLPWNVSTPALFYNARALRRVNVAPPKTYAELESTAKALSGRGKRGFVAVAEAWTFEQIVAAHGGSVVKDGAPNFTSPEVVTSLELLARMTRGGTASAYTVSDATRAAVDFVRGIDSMAVASVANWTDLGRLGIFIEVGAAPVPCAVKCAVPFGGAQLVVLNSASVEEQAGAFAFWQFLMQPKNLQSWVEGTLYLPPRKSVQPLLSDFFKQNPQRAAIFAQLDHAVSRPRVAQYDTWRGFLEEAITKTIKGGALAREALEEAQRRALSAK, encoded by the coding sequence GTGCAGCGCCTTGTGAACGACTTCAACCGCTCGCAAAGCCAGTATGAAGTCACGCCCGTGCTGGCCGGAGATTACCGGGAAGCCCCAGGCAAGCTGGACGCCGCGATCCGCAGCAAGACCGCTCCCGCGCTGTTTCAGGCCGAATTGACGTACTTTCCGAAACTGGTGGCCGAAAACCGCCTGGCGAATCTGGACCGTTTCGCGAATTCCCTTCCGGCCGAAACCGTCCGTGATTTCTATCCGGCAGTCTGGGCCTACGGTGAGATGAACGGCAAGCGCTTCGGACTGCCCTGGAACGTCAGCACCCCGGCGCTGTTTTACAACGCGCGTGCCCTGAGACGCGTGAACGTGGCGCCGCCCAAGACTTATGCCGAACTCGAAAGCACTGCCAAAGCCCTCAGCGGACGTGGTAAACGGGGCTTTGTGGCGGTGGCCGAAGCGTGGACCTTCGAGCAGATCGTCGCAGCGCACGGCGGCAGCGTCGTCAAGGACGGCGCGCCCAACTTCACCTCGCCCGAGGTGGTCACCAGCCTGGAACTGCTCGCCCGCATGACACGCGGTGGCACCGCCTCGGCGTACACGGTCAGCGACGCTACGCGCGCCGCCGTGGACTTCGTGCGCGGCATTGACAGCATGGCCGTGGCCAGCGTCGCCAACTGGACCGACCTCGGGCGGCTCGGAATTTTCATCGAGGTCGGCGCCGCCCCCGTCCCCTGCGCGGTCAAGTGCGCGGTGCCGTTCGGCGGAGCGCAGCTGGTCGTCCTCAACTCGGCAAGCGTTGAGGAGCAGGCGGGCGCCTTTGCCTTCTGGCAGTTTCTGATGCAACCCAAAAACCTGCAAAGCTGGGTCGAAGGTACGCTGTACCTGCCGCCCCGCAAGAGCGTGCAACCCCTGCTGAGCGACTTTTTCAAGCAGAATCCGCAACGCGCCGCCATCTTCGCGCAACTCGACCACGCGGTGTCCCGGCCGCGCGTGGCGCAATACGACACCTGGCGCGGCTTTCTGGAAGAAGCCATCACCAAAACCATCAAAGGAGGCGCCCTGGCCCGCGAAGCCCTGGAAGAAGCCCAGCGTCGTGCACTGAGCGCAAAGTAA
- a CDS encoding GNAT family N-acetyltransferase: MIRPMRQGDARALLSLLEWMDAQPEREVLAPEPRTVADLCWDREGKHGLVRLGRQGQLRAYCALTPFEGGGHILEGPVGRGPFRSLLKRALRRASDSVYAFCAQDNMPAREALEEAGFWALHTTDFYRLPRIDASRRPTLPEGTHLEGRCDFTTYRQLYRCADDSWSARLGWSATEFRAHLAREDLRLLVLRRDAKVAGFAELELGHITRLTYLAVHPAERGRGYGGLLLQAAAQQAFADPSTTELQVRAHDHEVAARRLYLAHGFTPCRSVVTYLYDTALK; the protein is encoded by the coding sequence ATGATCAGACCTATGCGACAAGGTGACGCGAGGGCCCTGCTGTCACTGCTGGAGTGGATGGACGCGCAGCCTGAACGGGAAGTGCTGGCACCCGAGCCTCGCACGGTAGCGGATTTGTGCTGGGACAGAGAAGGCAAACACGGCCTGGTGCGTCTGGGGCGACAAGGACAGCTGCGTGCCTACTGCGCGCTCACACCGTTTGAAGGTGGCGGACATATCCTTGAAGGTCCGGTGGGGCGTGGCCCTTTTCGCTCGCTCTTGAAGCGGGCGCTGCGACGCGCCAGCGACTCGGTCTACGCGTTTTGTGCCCAGGACAACATGCCCGCGCGTGAGGCACTCGAAGAGGCAGGCTTCTGGGCACTGCATACAACTGATTTTTACCGCCTGCCGCGCATTGATGCGAGTCGGAGGCCGACATTGCCTGAGGGCACCCACCTGGAGGGCCGCTGTGACTTCACCACCTACCGCCAGCTCTACCGCTGCGCTGATGATTCCTGGAGCGCCCGCCTGGGCTGGTCGGCAACGGAGTTCCGGGCCCATCTGGCCCGCGAGGATCTTCGTCTGCTGGTGCTGCGGCGGGACGCCAAGGTGGCAGGCTTTGCCGAGTTGGAACTGGGGCACATCACCCGGCTGACGTATCTGGCGGTGCATCCTGCCGAGCGCGGTCGCGGTTACGGCGGCCTGCTGCTCCAAGCCGCCGCGCAGCAAGCGTTTGCAGATCCATCGACCACAGAGCTGCAGGTGCGGGCCCATGACCATGAAGTCGCCGCCCGCCGGTTATATCTTGCTCACGGCTTCACCCCGTGTCGGTCCGTGGTGACCTACCTGTACGACACTGCACTGAAATAA
- a CDS encoding DUF4258 domain-containing protein, with protein sequence MRKNPTLLTLRTSLARAEREERRKPSLPSAVASKPVKKTLPPQREVELEGVDTRDFVLSRAHGRLRDAVFEGRYEIKAHAQQHARAEGFLETDIVQVLDTGRVRAVYPEDHRWLVCGYFEAHGYILPLHVVVELQEHGTWFDVVTAFVPKHPHHVVSRSRLALMLRWDQTGVQHKVVKPGGGRGRWKRGA encoded by the coding sequence ATGCGCAAGAATCCCACCCTGTTGACCCTCCGGACGTCCCTTGCTCGCGCCGAGCGTGAGGAACGCCGTAAACCTTCTCTGCCGTCCGCCGTGGCGAGCAAGCCGGTGAAAAAAACGCTGCCTCCACAGCGAGAGGTAGAACTGGAGGGAGTGGATACCCGTGACTTCGTGCTGTCACGTGCGCACGGACGGCTGCGTGACGCGGTGTTTGAGGGGCGCTACGAAATCAAGGCGCACGCCCAGCAGCATGCCCGGGCAGAGGGTTTTCTCGAGACGGACATCGTGCAGGTCCTCGATACGGGCAGGGTGCGTGCGGTGTATCCGGAAGACCACCGCTGGCTGGTCTGTGGCTACTTCGAAGCGCACGGCTATATTCTGCCGTTGCATGTGGTCGTGGAACTGCAAGAGCATGGCACCTGGTTCGACGTGGTCACGGCGTTTGTGCCCAAGCACCCGCACCATGTCGTGTCCCGCTCGCGTCTGGCCCTGATGTTGCGCTGGGACCAGACAGGCGTGCAACACAAGGTCGTCAAGCCCGGTGGTGGGCGAGGACGCTGGAAACGCGGCGCGTAA
- a CDS encoding ABC transporter ATP-binding protein: MTLVAPEPNVTFDRNETAISVSNLRMTFAKRVGGTLLRPRMQTLPAVDGVSFEVNRGEIFGVLGPNGSGKSTLIRAISTLLIPDGGQVRMFGLDLRKDEAKLRRMLNRVSVDAAFYKKLSPRENLLYSARLYGLNAAEAEARALAILRRLGLRDKAFYEPLEEMSRGMQQKVAIARAFLTAPIIVLLDEPTTGLDPKSRRDVQEFVLELRDQHDATIILTTHDMPEAERLCDRIAFIQGGKFVAQGTASELKARIGPGATLEDAFLELAGDDFIKEVEEKT, from the coding sequence ATGACCCTTGTTGCTCCAGAGCCCAACGTGACGTTTGACCGCAATGAGACCGCCATTTCGGTCAGCAACCTGCGCATGACCTTTGCCAAGCGGGTCGGTGGTACCCTGCTCAGACCCAGGATGCAGACGCTTCCGGCCGTCGACGGCGTCAGTTTCGAGGTGAACCGCGGTGAAATCTTCGGCGTGCTCGGTCCCAACGGCAGTGGCAAAAGCACCCTGATTCGTGCGATTTCGACCCTGCTGATTCCCGACGGTGGTCAAGTCAGGATGTTCGGCCTCGACCTGCGCAAGGACGAGGCCAAGCTGCGCCGGATGCTCAACCGCGTGTCCGTGGACGCTGCGTTCTACAAGAAGCTCTCGCCACGCGAGAATCTGCTGTACTCTGCGCGGCTCTACGGCCTGAACGCCGCCGAGGCCGAAGCCCGCGCCCTGGCCATTCTGCGCCGTCTGGGTCTGCGCGACAAGGCCTTTTACGAACCGCTGGAGGAGATGTCGCGCGGCATGCAGCAGAAAGTGGCCATCGCGCGTGCCTTTCTGACTGCGCCCATCATCGTGCTGCTCGACGAACCCACCACCGGACTTGATCCCAAGTCGCGTCGTGACGTGCAGGAGTTCGTGCTGGAGCTGCGTGACCAGCATGACGCCACCATCATCCTCACCACCCACGACATGCCCGAGGCTGAGCGGCTGTGTGACCGCATCGCTTTCATTCAGGGCGGGAAGTTCGTGGCACAGGGCACTGCCAGCGAACTCAAGGCGCGCATCGGACCGGGCGCGACGCTCGAGGACGCCTTCTTGGAACTCGCCGGGGACGACTTCATCAAGGAAGTCGAGGAGAAAACATGA
- a CDS encoding S8 family peptidase translates to MRRNLVYLGVALALAGAGSAQAGRIDADLQRKLQQNPTRDVEVIVRFQVSRTQQGRALLQDLRKQLRDVLKDLGPLSGPVNRLIQSNLRGAELWLDGSIVIKTSPTLIRALALLPSVDVVFENFPVNIPRVVALSNASAPAGTPWHLQKIGMPQLWAAGHRGQGVRIGHLDTGIDPTHPELQGKLAAFAEFNAAGERVQGAQPRDSGQHGTHTAGLLVGKNVGAAPDAKVLSALVLPDGGGTFAQVIAGMQWVMDPDNNASTNDGANVVSMSLGLPGTYQEFVQPVKNMIAAGVVPVFAIGNFGPNAGSTGSPGNIPEAIGVGAVDQNNGVPSWSSRGPVQWTGAYTGTFVKPDIAAPGSEITSAFPGGGYGALSGTSQAAPLLAGGVAALLSAKPGTGVEAIKNALYGSAQRLGGGEKNNNAGHGLVNFPAAASALGVPLQQAQQPQPSPAPQPAPQPAPVPAPAPQPAPQPTPQPTPQPTPQPAPAPQPAPAPNPAPAPAPQPPAAPPVTEQPSVRKVSVLLVDNDQEIGADVTGALRDAIKKHAATAFGWGVARQGRIPLSELRKFDVVIWATGENYQNTLTQQDQNNLRQYLESGGRLIVTGQDVGYDIGGSAFYREVLQSRFVADSSGTANVTLTSPLTAGNYKLNADGSAKNQYYPDVLVPLGNATLAATYGSGFKLQAQSLQKGRGRSRPAQNVQVQSTDGPFGAIVMNDAGKYRTVNIGFGLEGMAPTTREALIRRALDWVSR, encoded by the coding sequence ATGAGACGAAATCTGGTGTATCTCGGTGTGGCACTGGCGCTCGCTGGAGCAGGGAGTGCACAGGCCGGCCGTATCGACGCCGATCTGCAGCGCAAGCTGCAGCAGAATCCGACGCGCGATGTCGAGGTGATCGTGCGTTTTCAGGTCAGTCGTACCCAGCAGGGACGCGCCCTGCTGCAGGATCTTCGCAAACAGCTGCGTGACGTACTCAAGGACCTGGGGCCCCTTTCCGGGCCGGTCAACCGGCTTATTCAAAGCAACCTGCGAGGCGCGGAACTGTGGCTCGACGGCTCGATTGTCATCAAGACCTCACCAACCCTGATCCGGGCGCTCGCCCTGTTGCCCAGCGTGGACGTGGTGTTCGAGAATTTCCCGGTCAACATTCCGCGTGTGGTGGCGCTGTCCAATGCTTCGGCACCGGCCGGTACTCCCTGGCATCTCCAGAAAATCGGCATGCCGCAACTGTGGGCCGCCGGCCACCGGGGGCAGGGCGTGCGAATCGGGCACCTTGATACCGGCATTGACCCCACTCATCCCGAACTGCAGGGCAAGCTTGCCGCGTTCGCCGAGTTCAATGCGGCCGGAGAGCGCGTGCAGGGTGCGCAGCCTCGTGACAGCGGGCAGCACGGGACCCATACGGCCGGCCTGCTGGTCGGTAAGAACGTTGGCGCGGCGCCCGACGCCAAGGTCCTGTCCGCCCTGGTGTTGCCCGATGGTGGCGGTACCTTCGCGCAGGTCATCGCTGGGATGCAGTGGGTGATGGATCCGGATAACAACGCCAGCACCAACGATGGTGCCAATGTCGTGAGCATGTCACTCGGCTTGCCGGGCACTTATCAGGAGTTCGTGCAGCCTGTAAAGAACATGATTGCCGCTGGGGTGGTGCCGGTGTTTGCCATCGGCAACTTCGGACCGAATGCCGGATCAACCGGATCGCCCGGCAATATTCCTGAAGCGATCGGGGTAGGGGCGGTGGACCAGAACAACGGTGTGCCCAGTTGGTCGAGCCGTGGCCCGGTGCAGTGGACGGGGGCGTACACGGGTACTTTCGTCAAGCCCGACATCGCCGCTCCGGGCAGTGAAATCACCTCGGCGTTTCCCGGAGGTGGCTACGGCGCACTCAGCGGAACGTCGCAGGCCGCTCCCTTGCTGGCAGGTGGGGTGGCGGCGTTGCTGTCGGCCAAGCCCGGCACGGGCGTCGAGGCCATCAAGAACGCGCTGTACGGTTCGGCGCAGCGCCTGGGAGGGGGAGAGAAGAACAACAACGCGGGTCACGGACTGGTGAACTTCCCGGCTGCGGCGTCCGCACTGGGTGTGCCCTTGCAACAGGCACAGCAGCCTCAGCCGTCCCCGGCACCCCAGCCTGCTCCTCAACCGGCTCCCGTCCCAGCTCCTGCTCCACAACCAGCGCCACAACCCACACCCCAGCCCACGCCGCAGCCCACACCCCAACCGGCCCCGGCGCCCCAGCCCGCACCGGCGCCGAATCCTGCTCCAGCTCCCGCGCCCCAGCCGCCTGCCGCGCCCCCGGTCACCGAGCAGCCGTCGGTGCGCAAGGTAAGCGTGCTGCTGGTCGACAACGATCAGGAAATCGGGGCGGATGTCACGGGCGCGCTGCGTGACGCCATCAAGAAGCACGCCGCGACGGCCTTCGGCTGGGGCGTGGCCCGGCAGGGACGCATCCCCCTCAGCGAATTGCGCAAGTTCGACGTGGTCATCTGGGCCACGGGTGAAAACTACCAGAACACCCTGACCCAGCAGGACCAGAACAACCTGCGCCAGTACCTCGAATCGGGCGGTCGCCTGATCGTGACCGGACAGGACGTCGGCTATGATATCGGCGGCAGCGCGTTTTACCGCGAGGTGCTTCAGTCGCGCTTCGTGGCTGACTCGTCCGGTACTGCGAACGTCACCCTTACCAGTCCCCTCACCGCCGGGAATTACAAGCTCAATGCCGACGGCAGCGCCAAGAACCAGTATTACCCCGACGTCCTGGTCCCGCTCGGGAACGCCACCCTGGCTGCAACGTACGGCTCCGGCTTCAAGCTGCAGGCACAGTCGCTTCAGAAGGGCAGGGGGCGGAGTAGACCGGCACAGAATGTCCAGGTCCAGTCCACTGACGGACCTTTCGGCGCCATCGTGATGAACGACGCGGGCAAGTACCGCACGGTCAATATCGGGTTCGGGCTCGAAGGCATGGCCCCCACGACGCGCGAGGCGTTGATTCGCCGGGCACTCGACTGGGTCAGCCGCTGA
- a CDS encoding ABC transporter permease, with product MTTPPASLPDHTPPQKPASGLLAAWRAIGAFVFRDYHLTRRYFSWVFVFTFYDMVGAAAIVLIGVAANNPRLTLTLILGAVMWSFLSRLFGEIANSISYERWEGTIEYTFMAPVSRLTHLVGVSLFAGGYALLRCFLVFGFLVFFTRVQASPVALLECLAVFLVASLGFLGIGLMAAVLPVMSTENGAQATNIIQAVFLLISGVYYPVSVLPAWLQPVSYLSPATYALEACRKILGTNGEGSDIVSGVGLAAVLPELGILAVFGLVTIPLGLFVFSQAETWAKRTGKLKRAG from the coding sequence ATGACCACGCCTCCCGCATCACTGCCAGACCACACCCCACCTCAGAAACCCGCGTCAGGCCTGCTGGCCGCGTGGCGCGCCATCGGGGCATTCGTCTTTCGCGATTACCACCTGACCCGACGGTATTTCTCCTGGGTCTTCGTGTTCACCTTCTATGACATGGTCGGCGCGGCGGCCATCGTGCTGATCGGTGTGGCGGCAAACAATCCGCGCCTCACCCTCACCCTGATCCTGGGTGCGGTGATGTGGTCTTTTCTGTCGCGTCTGTTCGGAGAAATTGCCAACAGCATCAGTTACGAACGCTGGGAGGGCACCATCGAGTACACCTTCATGGCGCCCGTATCACGCCTGACCCACCTGGTAGGGGTGAGCCTCTTTGCAGGCGGCTACGCGCTGCTGCGCTGTTTTCTGGTGTTCGGCTTTCTGGTGTTCTTCACGAGGGTGCAGGCGAGTCCGGTGGCGCTGCTGGAATGCCTGGCGGTGTTTCTGGTGGCGTCGCTGGGCTTTTTGGGCATCGGTCTGATGGCCGCGGTGCTGCCAGTCATGAGCACCGAAAACGGTGCGCAGGCCACCAACATCATTCAGGCAGTGTTTTTGCTGATCAGCGGGGTGTATTACCCGGTGAGCGTGCTGCCCGCCTGGCTGCAGCCAGTGTCCTACCTCAGTCCGGCGACGTACGCCCTGGAAGCCTGCCGAAAAATTCTGGGTACCAACGGAGAAGGCAGCGACATCGTGTCGGGCGTGGGACTTGCGGCCGTGCTGCCGGAACTGGGCATTCTGGCCGTGTTCGGTCTGGTGACCATTCCGCTCGGGCTTTTTGTGTTCAGCCAGGCGGAAACCTGGGCCAAGCGCACCGGAAAGCTTAAGCGCGCCGGCTGA
- the mnmE gene encoding tRNA uridine-5-carboxymethylaminomethyl(34) synthesis GTPase MnmE, with protein MSVRLGLADTVAAISTAPGGGAIGIVRLSGTRALDIASGLFVGQRAPSAVPGGRFLFGRFTDGAGGTIDEGLVLVFRGPHSYTGEDVAELQCHGSPAVLNRLLARVLELGARAANPGEFTLRAYLNGRLDLAQAEAVLGLVNARSETARRQATLGLQGALGERVGEIGQRLTRALVAIQALLDYPEEGVPEEDREIPLARAQGDLEDLVATARAGQLASRGARLALIGRPNAGKSSLLNALLGYERSIVTPQAGTTRDYLEAQLELAGVPITLVDTAGLRETEDLIEAAGVRRAEELAQGADLVLVLEDGSSARELLPITTPPERCLWLQTKSDLPPCWHDEAYLPVSAVTGQGLGELREAVRAHLLGNAAGAEVWLTSERQADAALRALEHVRSARVLPDDLASYELELALRALAEISGRDVSEDILDGIFANFCVGK; from the coding sequence ATGAGCGTTCGACTGGGACTGGCTGACACCGTAGCGGCCATCAGCACCGCACCCGGAGGAGGGGCGATTGGCATCGTGCGCCTGTCGGGCACGCGTGCGCTGGACATCGCCAGCGGCCTGTTCGTGGGCCAGCGCGCACCGAGTGCCGTGCCCGGCGGACGTTTTCTGTTCGGGCGCTTCACGGACGGTGCGGGGGGCACCATCGACGAAGGGCTGGTGTTGGTATTCCGAGGGCCGCATTCCTACACGGGCGAGGATGTCGCGGAACTGCAGTGTCACGGCTCGCCGGCTGTGCTGAACCGTCTGCTGGCACGCGTGCTGGAACTGGGCGCGCGCGCGGCGAATCCTGGGGAGTTCACCTTGCGCGCCTACCTGAACGGACGCCTCGACCTCGCGCAGGCCGAGGCGGTGCTGGGGCTTGTGAACGCCCGGAGCGAAACCGCGCGCCGTCAGGCGACGCTGGGATTGCAGGGAGCGCTGGGTGAACGTGTCGGGGAGATCGGTCAGCGCCTCACGCGCGCGCTGGTGGCCATTCAGGCGCTGCTCGATTACCCCGAGGAAGGCGTTCCGGAGGAGGACCGTGAAATTCCGCTCGCGCGGGCGCAAGGCGATCTTGAGGATCTGGTCGCCACGGCGCGTGCTGGGCAGCTCGCTTCACGCGGAGCGCGCCTGGCTCTGATCGGGCGGCCCAACGCCGGCAAAAGCAGCCTGCTCAATGCGCTGCTGGGCTACGAACGCTCGATCGTGACACCGCAGGCCGGAACCACGCGTGACTATCTCGAAGCGCAGCTGGAGTTGGCCGGCGTGCCGATCACCCTGGTCGACACGGCCGGTTTGCGCGAAACTGAGGATTTGATCGAAGCAGCTGGGGTCAGGCGCGCTGAGGAATTGGCGCAAGGCGCTGATCTGGTGCTGGTGCTGGAAGACGGCAGCTCTGCGCGTGAGCTGTTGCCCATCACCACGCCGCCCGAGCGATGCCTGTGGCTCCAGACCAAATCAGATCTGCCGCCCTGCTGGCACGACGAGGCGTACCTGCCGGTGTCCGCCGTGACCGGCCAAGGCCTCGGTGAGCTGCGTGAAGCAGTGCGCGCCCACCTGCTGGGAAATGCTGCTGGCGCGGAGGTCTGGCTTACGAGCGAGCGCCAGGCTGACGCGGCGTTACGGGCCCTCGAGCACGTGCGGAGTGCGCGGGTCCTGCCGGACGACCTGGCTTCTTATGAACTGGAACTCGCGCTCCGCGCCCTGGCGGAGATCAGTGGGCGTGATGTGAGCGAGGATATACTTGACGGCATCTTCGCCAACTTCTGTGTCGGAAAATAA
- a CDS encoding APH(3') family aminoglycoside O-phosphotransferase, with amino-acid sequence MSDSESLKTRSLVLPGALRATLPAARWEEVTVGESGARVLRSSRFMLKIQPKRIHGTLFAEKERLRWLASRIPVPRVVAYHQESGTEYLATERLRGIDMSHPDAALHARRNTELLARALRELHALPVRDCPFDMSLRVMLAEARERVGLGLVDEADFDGERAGHRARDVLREVVRTRPDREDLVLTHGDACLPNVIVAGEFVAGFVDVGRAGIADRHADLALAVRSLRRNYGEEFALLFLDTYGRALVDEDKLQFYQLLDELF; translated from the coding sequence GTGAGCGATTCCGAGTCGTTGAAAACGCGCAGCCTCGTGCTGCCCGGTGCGCTGAGGGCCACGTTGCCCGCTGCCCGCTGGGAAGAGGTCACGGTCGGCGAGAGCGGTGCGCGCGTGCTGCGTTCCTCGCGTTTCATGCTGAAAATTCAGCCGAAACGCATCCACGGCACGCTCTTCGCCGAAAAAGAGCGTCTGCGCTGGCTGGCGTCGCGCATTCCCGTTCCACGCGTGGTGGCCTATCACCAGGAAAGCGGCACCGAGTACCTGGCCACTGAGCGGTTGCGGGGCATCGATATGAGCCATCCCGACGCGGCGCTGCACGCCCGTCGCAACACCGAACTGCTGGCGCGCGCTTTGCGGGAACTGCACGCGCTGCCTGTACGCGACTGTCCTTTCGACATGAGTCTGCGCGTCATGCTGGCAGAAGCCCGCGAGCGGGTCGGGCTGGGGCTGGTCGACGAAGCCGACTTCGACGGGGAGCGTGCCGGGCACCGCGCGCGGGACGTGCTGCGCGAGGTGGTGCGCACTCGCCCGGACCGTGAGGACCTGGTGCTCACCCACGGCGACGCCTGTCTGCCCAACGTGATCGTGGCCGGTGAGTTCGTGGCGGGGTTTGTCGATGTGGGGCGCGCCGGCATCGCCGACCGGCATGCCGACCTCGCCCTGGCCGTGCGCAGCCTGCGACGCAACTACGGTGAAGAGTTTGCTTTGCTGTTCCTGGACACGTATGGGCGTGCCCTGGTCGATGAGGACAAGCTGCAGTTTTACCAGTTGCTCGACGAACTGTTCTAA
- a CDS encoding DUF4384 domain-containing protein, with protein sequence MKNLLIATSLLLGLSVAAAQARITPQSIIVNPAPADLKVQVWVDRDQSGNGTPNYAVGDRIRIYTSVTDDAYVYLFNVNPDGSVDQILPNRYASGANFVKANTVKVFPATQDRFTFDIAAPYGVNKVLALASKTQLNLNQISSFQNNEAFATVNVRGQENFAQALSIVVNPVPRNSWITDVAYYNVAGAGSYGNQPTTVVVSQPAPRTGAIINIDITIRPFTGAQNVQTYNENAGWRSEFSSNARLDGVYAYYEGELKAQGYRLAERKTRGNQIEGRYARGTEETKLKVKQTGSRFEVSVERER encoded by the coding sequence ATGAAGAACCTCCTGATCGCCACCAGCCTGCTGCTGGGCCTGAGCGTCGCCGCAGCCCAGGCGCGCATCACGCCACAGAGCATTATTGTCAATCCGGCGCCCGCCGACCTCAAGGTGCAGGTGTGGGTGGATCGCGACCAGAGCGGCAACGGCACGCCCAACTACGCGGTTGGTGATCGCATCCGCATCTACACCAGCGTGACCGATGACGCCTACGTCTACCTGTTCAACGTCAATCCCGACGGCAGCGTCGACCAGATTCTGCCCAACCGCTACGCCAGCGGCGCCAACTTCGTGAAGGCCAACACCGTGAAGGTGTTCCCTGCCACGCAGGACCGCTTCACCTTCGATATCGCGGCACCCTACGGCGTGAACAAGGTGCTGGCGCTGGCCTCCAAAACGCAGCTGAACTTGAACCAGATCAGCTCGTTTCAGAACAACGAAGCTTTTGCCACCGTGAACGTGCGGGGGCAGGAGAACTTCGCGCAGGCCCTCTCGATTGTGGTGAATCCCGTTCCGCGCAACAGCTGGATCACCGACGTGGCCTACTACAATGTGGCCGGCGCTGGCAGCTACGGCAACCAGCCCACCACGGTGGTCGTATCGCAGCCCGCGCCACGGACGGGGGCCATCATCAACATCGACATCACCATCCGGCCCTTCACGGGCGCGCAGAACGTGCAGACGTACAACGAGAACGCCGGCTGGCGCAGCGAATTCAGCTCGAATGCACGGCTGGACGGGGTGTACGCGTATTACGAGGGCGAGCTGAAGGCCCAGGGCTACCGCCTCGCGGAGCGCAAGACACGCGGTAACCAGATCGAAGGCCGCTACGCCCGCGGCACGGAAGAAACCAAGCTGAAGGTCAAGCAGACCGGTTCCCGCTTCGAAGTGTCCGTCGAACGCGAACGCTGA
- a CDS encoding alpha/beta hydrolase family protein: MLALLIVGSGEVNTALAQTVPGKAKAAPAQAAAPAPRPAAVLVEGFDYQVDGLRIRGIVCRPDGQAGRPLLNMVHGGLDSPVDKNNCRRFARLGYVVAASALRGQGGSEGKPEVCGREVDDVQTLRDLVQERYRTDARRVAYLGVSLGGCIAVKAAAREGDVRAVVTLLSPTNFAEQLDLLRPTRPDAVARWEALLGGPYRKISATYEERRPMQAVSQLQAPLLTVAAGNDPLIPLQQSCAVRDARRAAGREVTEVRQNKDGTPGALPDKPWRRCDGEAPGAQLGDLRDQDVLLVYGDLGHTSTPLMWKAAEAYLAANIEPPSPSLFERLRDFFRRSAQ, encoded by the coding sequence ATGCTGGCTCTGTTGATTGTGGGGAGCGGCGAGGTCAACACGGCCCTGGCCCAGACGGTGCCGGGAAAAGCAAAAGCGGCTCCTGCCCAGGCGGCTGCGCCCGCACCCAGACCGGCGGCGGTCCTCGTTGAAGGCTTTGATTATCAGGTGGATGGGCTGAGGATCCGGGGAATCGTGTGCCGCCCTGACGGGCAGGCCGGGCGGCCCCTGCTGAACATGGTGCACGGCGGCCTGGATTCGCCGGTGGACAAAAATAACTGCCGCCGGTTCGCGCGCCTGGGATATGTGGTGGCGGCGAGCGCACTGCGCGGCCAGGGTGGCAGCGAAGGCAAACCCGAGGTGTGCGGCCGTGAAGTGGACGACGTGCAGACGCTGCGTGACCTGGTGCAGGAACGCTACCGGACTGATGCGCGCCGCGTCGCGTACCTGGGGGTCAGTCTGGGAGGCTGCATCGCCGTCAAGGCCGCCGCGCGAGAAGGGGACGTGCGGGCGGTCGTGACGCTGCTCTCACCTACCAATTTTGCCGAACAGCTCGATTTGCTGCGTCCCACCCGCCCGGACGCAGTGGCGCGCTGGGAGGCACTGCTGGGCGGTCCTTACCGCAAAATCAGCGCCACGTACGAGGAGCGCCGCCCGATGCAGGCGGTCTCTCAGCTGCAGGCCCCCCTGCTGACCGTCGCTGCCGGCAACGATCCCTTGATTCCCCTGCAGCAGAGTTGCGCGGTGCGTGATGCCCGCCGCGCCGCCGGACGTGAGGTGACTGAGGTGCGCCAGAACAAGGACGGCACGCCCGGAGCGTTGCCGGACAAGCCCTGGCGGCGCTGCGATGGCGAAGCTCCCGGCGCGCAGCTGGGTGACCTGCGCGATCAGGACGTGCTGCTCGTTTACGGGGATCTGGGGCACACCAGCACACCCTTGATGTGGAAAGCCGCCGAAGCGTACCTCGCGGCCAACATCGAACCGCCCAGCCCCTCGCTCTTCGAGCGGCTGCGCGACTTCTTCCGGCGCTCGGCGCAATGA